Proteins encoded together in one Carya illinoinensis cultivar Pawnee chromosome 3, C.illinoinensisPawnee_v1, whole genome shotgun sequence window:
- the LOC122303734 gene encoding chaperonin CPN60-2, mitochondrial-like — MHRFASGLASKARLANNINHRIGSGLSWSRNYAAKDIKFGVEARALMLRGVEELADAVKVTMGPKGRNVVLEQSFGAPKVTKDGVTVAKSVEFQDRVMNIGASLVKQVANATNDIAGDGTTCATVLTRAIFTEGCKSVAAGMNAMDLRRGISMAVDAVVTDLKSRARMIKTSEEIAQVGTISANGEREIGRLIANAMEKVGKEGVITISDGKTLFNELEVVEGMKLDRGFISPYFITNQKNQKCELEDPLILIHEKKISNINAIVKVLEMALKTQRPLLIVAEDVESEALATLILNKLRAGIKVCAIKAPGFGENRKSGLQDLAVLTGGEVITEELGLNLEKVGPEVFGSCKKVTVSKDDTIILDGAGDKKGIEERSEQLRSSIQLSTSDYDKEKLEERLAKLSGGVAVLKIGGASEAEVSEKKDRVTDALNATKAAVEEGIVPGGGVALLYASKELDKLETANFDQKIGVQIIKNALKMPAYTIASNAGVEGAVVVGKLLEQNDPDHGYDAAADKYVNMIEAGIIDPLKVIRTALVDAASVSSLLTTTEAVVTELPKDEKEVPVAGGGGMGGGMGGFGY; from the exons ATGCACCGCTTTGCCAGTGGCCTTGCCTCCAAAGCCAG GTTGGCCAATAACATTAACCATAGg ATTGGTAGTGGATTGAGTTGGAGCCGAAACTATGCTGCGAAAGACATTAAATTCGGGGTCGAAGCTCGTGCTTTGATGCTTAGGGGTGTAGAAGAGCTCGCTGATGCAGTTAAAGTGACTATGGGGCCGAAA GGTCGCAATGTTGTTCTGGAACAAAGTTTTGGGGCCCCTAAAGTAACAAAAGATGGTGTTACTGTAGCAAAGAGTGTGGAATTCCAAGACAGAGTCATGAATATTGGTGCTAGTCTTGTAAAACAAGTTGCAAACGCTACAAATGATATTGCAGGCGATG GCACCACTTGTGCGACAGTACTCACTCGTGCAATATTTACTGAAGGATGCAAGTCAGTGGCTGCTGGAATGAATGCCATGGACTTAAGACGTGGAATCTCAATGGCAGTTGATGCTGTTGTGACAGACTTGAAAAGCAGAGCCCGGATGATTAAGACATCTGAAGAAATTGCACAG GTTGGGACTATATCAGCTAATGGGGAAAGAGAGATAGGGCGGCTAATAGCCAATGCCATGGAGAAAGTCGGCAAAGAGGGTGTTATTACTATTTCT GACGGGAAGACCCTTTTTAATGAACTGGAGGTTGTTGAGGGAATGAAACTGGATAGAGGTTTTATTTCACCTTATTTCATCACCAATCAGAAGAACCAGAAATGT GAGCTAGAAGATCCACTCATATTGATCCATGAAAAGaaaatctcaaatataaatGCTATAGTTAAAGTATTGGAGATGGCCTTGAAG ACACAGAGACCTTTATTGATTGTTGCTGAAGATGTGGAAAGTGAAGCACTGGCTACTCTTATTTTGAACAAGCTTCGTGCTGGAATCAAG GTTTGTGCCATTAAAGCCCCTGGGTTTGGAGAAAACAGGAAGTCTGGTCTGCAGGACCTTGCTGTTCTCACAGGAGGCGAG GTAATAACTGAGGAGCTTGGCCTCAACCTTGAAAAGGTGGGACCAGAAGTGTTTGGTTCATGCAAAAAG GTTACGGTGTCAAAGGATGATACTATCATTCTTGATGGAGCTGGGGACAAAAAAGGCATTGAAGAAAGAAGTGAACAG CTGAGATCTTCGATTCAACTGAGCACTTCTGATTATGACAAGGAAAAGTTAGAGGAGCGCCTTGCGAAGCTTTCTGGTGGTGTTGCTGTTTTAAAG ATTGGAGGAGCGAGCGAAGCAGAAGTTAGTGAGAAGAAGGATAGAGTAACTGATGCTCTAAATGCCACCAAGGCTGCTGTAGAGGAAGGGATTGTACCTG gtgGTGGTGTTGCACTTCTATATGCTTCAAAAGAGCTGGACAAGTTGGAAACTGCAAACTTTGACCAAAAGATTGGCGTGCAGATTATTAAGAATGCTCTCAAG ATGCCTGCCTACACAATTGCTTCTAATGCTGGAGTTGAGGGGGCAGTTGTCGTTGGTAAGCTGTTAGAGCAAAATGATCCCGACCATGGATATGATGCAGCTGCAG ATAAATACGTGAACATGATAGAAGCAGGAATTATTGATCCACTGAAAGTCATCAGAACAGCCTTGGTTGATGCTGCTAG TGTATCATCGTTATTGACAACAACGGAGGCAGTTGTCACCGAGCTTCCCAAGGATGAGAAGGAAGTCCCAGTTGCGGGAGGTGGTGGTATGGGAGGTGGCATGGGCGGCTTCGGTTACTGA